From one Idiomarina sp. X4 genomic stretch:
- the fliP gene encoding flagellar type III secretion system pore protein FliP (The bacterial flagellar biogenesis protein FliP forms a type III secretion system (T3SS)-type pore required for flagellar assembly.) produces the protein MNRWWYLILFSAFLLIPDQAFAWQDLSAVTVKTNPDGTQEYSVTLQILAIMTALTFIPAMVIMMTSFTRIIIVLAILRQAIGLQQSPSNQVLLGIALFLSFFIMSPVLNEINDKALQPYMNEEIQSLEAVDRAKAPLKAFMLAQTRLTDLETFIDISGEEGIEAPEDVPMSILIPSFITSELKTAFQIGFMLFIPFLIIDLVVASVLMAMGMMMLSPMIVSLPFKLMLFVLVDGWSLTMSTLAGSFGV, from the coding sequence ATGAACCGCTGGTGGTATCTCATATTATTTTCAGCGTTTTTGCTGATACCTGATCAGGCATTTGCTTGGCAGGATCTCTCTGCCGTCACCGTCAAAACCAATCCGGATGGCACGCAGGAATACTCAGTAACGCTACAAATTCTCGCGATAATGACGGCGCTGACGTTTATTCCAGCGATGGTCATTATGATGACGTCTTTTACTCGAATTATTATTGTCCTGGCGATACTTCGTCAGGCGATAGGCTTGCAGCAGTCTCCATCGAACCAAGTGTTATTAGGTATAGCGCTATTTTTGAGCTTTTTCATTATGTCGCCGGTGCTCAATGAAATTAATGACAAAGCATTGCAGCCCTATATGAATGAAGAAATTCAGTCACTGGAGGCCGTTGATCGTGCTAAGGCTCCTCTTAAGGCATTCATGTTGGCACAAACTCGCTTAACTGACCTGGAAACCTTTATTGATATCTCAGGCGAAGAAGGCATTGAAGCGCCTGAAGATGTACCAATGTCTATTCTGATTCCGTCGTTCATTACCTCTGAACTGAAAACCGCGTTCCAGATTGGTTTTATGTTGTTTATCCCGTTTCTTATTATTGACTTAGTCGTTGCCAGTGTCTTAATGGCGATGGGTATGATGATGTTATCGCCAATGATAGTTTCTTTGCCCTTTAAGCTGA
- the fliO gene encoding flagellar biosynthetic protein FliO produces MLLVKLSVFASFVSLLALPVMAFGQTEQKAIVSGNDIGAMVLALFAVLAVIVVLASLLKRFNLKFQGASGMKVLSSVSLGPKERLVIVDVGGEKLLLGVTQQRIDCLKELPSDIKLEGKQEQ; encoded by the coding sequence ATGTTATTAGTCAAATTGAGCGTATTCGCAAGCTTCGTTAGTTTGCTCGCGTTGCCGGTAATGGCTTTCGGTCAAACCGAGCAAAAAGCAATAGTGTCCGGTAATGATATAGGCGCCATGGTATTGGCGCTTTTTGCCGTTTTAGCGGTCATTGTTGTGTTGGCGTCATTACTAAAACGATTTAACTTAAAGTTTCAGGGCGCTTCAGGAATGAAAGTACTGAGCAGTGTCTCGTTAGGACCTAAAGAGCGTTTGGTCATTGTCGATGTTGGGGGCGAGAAACTGTTGCTAGGCGTAACCCAACAGCGTATTGACTGTTTAAAAGAACTACCGTCCGATATCAAGCTGGAAGGAAAACAAGAACAATGA
- the fliN gene encoding flagellar motor switch protein FliN encodes MSNDDKDMDDWEAAMAEQAAAEDEESGEAEGSGAEQSSSSSHSGMDNVQTAELEELNEDAPVGEEEKRKLDAILDIPVTISMEVGRSQISIRNLLQLNQGSVVELERVAGEPLDVLVNGTLIAHGEVVVVNDKFGIRLTDVISQIERIRKLR; translated from the coding sequence ATGAGTAACGACGATAAAGATATGGACGACTGGGAAGCAGCAATGGCTGAACAGGCAGCTGCCGAAGACGAAGAGTCTGGTGAGGCAGAAGGCTCTGGAGCTGAGCAATCAAGTAGTTCCAGTCATTCCGGTATGGATAACGTGCAAACCGCTGAGCTGGAAGAGCTCAACGAGGATGCGCCGGTTGGTGAAGAAGAAAAACGTAAACTGGATGCCATACTTGATATTCCGGTCACTATTTCAATGGAAGTGGGCCGCAGTCAAATCAGCATTCGGAACTTGCTTCAGTTGAACCAGGGCTCGGTCGTTGAACTAGAGCGTGTCGCTGGCGAACCGCTGGATGTTTTGGTGAATGGCACCTTAATTGCTCACGGCGAAGTGGTTGTTGTTAATGATAAATTCGGGATACGATTAACCGATGTTATTAGTCAAATTGAGCGTATTCGCAAGCTTCGTTAG
- the fliM gene encoding flagellar motor switch protein FliM, with product MSDLLSQDEIDALLHGVDDVEEEDSEGQQASADALDYDFSSQDRIVRGRMPTLEIVNERFARHMRVSLFNMMRRTAEVSINGVQMIKFGEYVHTLFVPTSLNMVRFRPLKGTALITMEARLVFILVDNFFGGDGRYHAKIEGREFTPTERRIIQMLLKLVFEDYKEAWAPVMDVGFEYLDSEVNPAMANIVSPTEVIVISSFHIELDGGGGDFHIALPYSMLEPIRELLDAGVQSDKEDTDMRWSKALRDEIMDVPVEMIAKLAETEMSLREVMDLQEGDIIPLEVPDDLTVLIEDLPTFHAKMGRSRDNVALKISDKIKRPETVKSDIHMLTRGGRRIGGDAELQQLEEDIDL from the coding sequence GTGAGCGACTTACTATCACAAGACGAAATTGACGCACTTTTACACGGCGTTGATGACGTAGAAGAAGAGGATTCCGAAGGGCAGCAAGCCTCGGCGGACGCGCTCGACTATGACTTTTCGTCGCAAGACCGAATTGTCCGTGGGCGTATGCCGACTCTCGAGATCGTTAATGAACGATTCGCTCGTCATATGCGCGTCAGCTTATTTAATATGATGCGACGTACCGCCGAAGTGTCAATTAACGGTGTGCAAATGATTAAATTCGGCGAGTACGTACATACGTTATTCGTCCCAACCAGTTTGAATATGGTGCGTTTTCGTCCTTTGAAAGGTACCGCGTTAATTACGATGGAGGCCCGACTGGTCTTTATTCTGGTGGACAACTTTTTCGGCGGTGATGGCCGTTATCACGCAAAAATTGAAGGTCGCGAGTTTACTCCAACGGAGCGTCGCATTATTCAAATGCTGTTGAAACTGGTCTTCGAAGATTACAAAGAAGCCTGGGCGCCAGTAATGGATGTCGGTTTTGAGTACCTGGACTCAGAGGTTAACCCTGCGATGGCGAACATTGTCAGTCCAACCGAGGTTATCGTCATTAGTTCATTTCATATTGAGCTCGACGGCGGCGGCGGAGACTTCCATATTGCTTTGCCGTATTCCATGCTTGAACCCATTCGGGAGCTATTGGACGCCGGTGTTCAGTCCGACAAAGAAGACACTGACATGCGCTGGAGTAAAGCGCTGCGAGACGAAATAATGGACGTTCCGGTGGAAATGATCGCCAAGCTGGCGGAAACCGAAATGTCTCTACGGGAAGTCATGGACTTGCAAGAAGGCGATATTATTCCGCTGGAAGTACCGGATGACTTAACCGTTCTGATTGAAGATTTACCGACGTTCCATGCGAAAATGGGACGTTCAAGAGACAATGTGGCGTTGAAAATTTCGGACAAAATCAAACGCCCGGAAACCGTCAAATCTGATATTCACATGTTGACGCGTGGCGGCCGCCGAATTGGTGGTGACGCCGAGCTTCAACAATTAGAAGAAGACATCGATTTATAA
- the fliL gene encoding flagellar basal body-associated protein FliL — protein sequence MAEEQNTGNNEEQNDEQEAKGGKKKKLILFGVIGLVLVVTVVLVLWLFGGSSSNEQAATKAPEQASKDFSNASAPEIGNALYVGMPRPFVFIVPGDSRERTVQIKAQLMVRGEENEELAKKHIPLIEGTLHEVFSSSTADKLKTAEGKGQLRELALTEVRNALQEVAGKPVVEQVLFTSLVMQ from the coding sequence ATGGCTGAAGAGCAGAACACAGGCAATAACGAAGAGCAAAACGACGAACAGGAAGCTAAAGGCGGTAAAAAGAAAAAGCTGATTCTGTTCGGTGTTATTGGTCTGGTGCTTGTCGTGACCGTGGTCTTGGTGCTGTGGCTTTTTGGCGGCTCGTCGTCGAATGAGCAAGCCGCGACGAAAGCACCAGAGCAGGCCAGCAAGGATTTTAGCAATGCCTCGGCACCAGAAATTGGTAATGCTTTGTATGTCGGTATGCCTCGTCCTTTTGTATTTATTGTACCCGGTGACTCACGTGAGAGAACCGTGCAAATTAAGGCGCAGCTAATGGTGCGCGGCGAAGAAAATGAAGAGTTGGCGAAAAAGCACATTCCGTTAATTGAAGGGACATTACATGAGGTGTTTTCATCGTCAACGGCAGACAAATTAAAAACGGCAGAAGGCAAAGGGCAACTGCGAGAACTGGCGTTAACTGAAGTCAGAAATGCGCTGCAGGAAGTTGCCGGTAAGCCGGTCGTTGAACAAGTGTTATTTACCAGTTTGGTAATGCAATAA
- a CDS encoding flagellar hook-length control protein FliK gives MQQLLNLTESTENFVRTGGKAQGKEWSLGAGESSDGEFSRLMMQQTEKGEEFQQVKLMPEQATIKKDIDGEGRRNVGAPVESNLFELLQEMQQQMAEVSSEDGEAERSDDQVAAVVSIDETQLEKAASSELSEADLKELLVAFIDKLNNQQGGKQELSAEERQNLAESMLAKMSDEQKQQLIDQLNAISKGGVDAADQKFIVQLLEPMMPKSDADKVLVGQESNKQVDGKQLSQALMAALREVAPESKPESQKASDPAQLMKQLEAQLSALKENSNSDTKTLTGKERGKLEQLMAELRQLMAGASDSKSNNKEALTKEQAARAEQLIADLRQVLKQNSDKTPAVVAPDAKSGKAEFAISATDSTKGQSESKAEQSVKSDKSAAAGLSADTQLTGEKVTKADGELAGRNAENAQVNQAFRNTVDALSDAGAAKAIQGQMVSTAQGTVAASESSQANTLQALQRPLDLQQTEASQKLQERINIMMSKNIQRADIRLDPPELGNVQIRVNVSGEQTTVQFQVQNAQAREAIESAMPRLREMMEQQGLNLADTHVGEQSNDGQGNAEGGGTSGSEAEEWTQESEIALQDGQVMTDGRVDFYV, from the coding sequence ATGCAACAACTGCTGAATTTAACGGAATCAACGGAAAACTTTGTCCGCACCGGCGGCAAAGCTCAGGGAAAAGAATGGTCCCTCGGCGCTGGTGAAAGCTCCGATGGTGAGTTTTCTCGCCTGATGATGCAACAAACAGAAAAAGGCGAAGAGTTTCAGCAGGTTAAGCTGATGCCAGAGCAAGCCACGATTAAAAAAGACATTGACGGTGAAGGGCGCCGGAATGTTGGCGCTCCTGTTGAAAGTAATTTGTTCGAGTTGCTGCAAGAAATGCAGCAACAAATGGCGGAAGTGTCGAGTGAAGACGGTGAAGCTGAACGGTCTGACGATCAAGTGGCAGCGGTTGTTAGTATCGATGAAACCCAGTTGGAAAAGGCGGCGAGTAGCGAGTTAAGTGAAGCCGACCTGAAAGAGTTGTTGGTTGCTTTTATTGATAAGCTGAATAACCAGCAAGGTGGTAAACAAGAGCTGTCAGCTGAAGAGCGGCAAAACCTTGCCGAAAGCATGCTGGCAAAAATGAGTGATGAGCAGAAACAGCAGCTTATCGATCAATTAAACGCGATATCTAAAGGTGGCGTTGATGCCGCCGACCAAAAGTTTATTGTGCAACTGCTTGAACCGATGATGCCGAAATCAGACGCCGATAAAGTATTAGTAGGTCAAGAATCCAATAAACAGGTAGACGGTAAACAACTATCACAGGCGTTGATGGCCGCGTTGCGCGAGGTGGCCCCGGAATCAAAACCCGAGTCACAAAAAGCGTCTGATCCTGCGCAGTTAATGAAACAGCTGGAAGCTCAACTCTCCGCATTAAAAGAGAACAGCAATAGTGATACTAAAACACTAACAGGTAAAGAGCGCGGTAAGTTAGAGCAATTAATGGCTGAGCTTCGCCAATTAATGGCAGGAGCGTCTGACAGCAAGTCGAATAACAAAGAAGCGCTGACAAAAGAGCAGGCAGCTAGAGCTGAGCAACTGATTGCTGATTTACGTCAGGTGCTCAAACAAAACAGTGATAAAACGCCTGCAGTAGTTGCACCGGACGCAAAATCGGGTAAAGCCGAGTTTGCGATTAGTGCGACGGATTCGACTAAAGGTCAAAGCGAGTCGAAGGCTGAGCAATCCGTGAAGTCGGATAAAAGTGCTGCGGCAGGGCTGTCAGCTGATACTCAGTTAACAGGTGAAAAAGTCACTAAGGCTGACGGCGAATTAGCGGGAAGAAACGCTGAAAACGCTCAGGTCAACCAGGCATTCAGAAATACCGTTGATGCATTGTCTGACGCAGGTGCGGCAAAGGCCATACAAGGGCAAATGGTCTCGACTGCTCAGGGTACGGTAGCCGCGTCAGAAAGCAGCCAGGCAAATACGTTGCAAGCGTTGCAACGACCTTTAGATTTGCAGCAGACGGAAGCGTCACAAAAGCTGCAAGAGCGCATTAACATTATGATGAGTAAGAATATTCAGCGTGCTGATATTCGGCTTGACCCGCCTGAGCTTGGCAACGTACAAATACGAGTGAACGTAAGTGGCGAGCAAACCACGGTGCAGTTTCAGGTACAAAATGCTCAGGCTCGGGAAGCCATTGAGTCGGCCATGCCGCGCTTACGAGAAATGATGGAGCAGCAAGGCCTGAACTTAGCGGATACTCACGTAGGTGAACAGAGTAACGATGGCCAGGGCAACGCTGAGGGCGGAGGAACATCTGGCTCAGAGGCGGAAGAATGGACGCAGGAGTCAGAAATAGCCTTACAAGATGGTCAAGTTATGACCGACGGGCGCGTGGATTTTTACGTATAA
- the fliJ gene encoding flagellar export protein FliJ, with translation MAELSQLKMLLDLEQQREDKTAKDFAEVQRQVQDNQMRLDGMSKYRLDYLNQLQQRGQGGIQSMQVSQYHAFVGKLDEGVEQLHHEVVKLQQVLAQRKERWLAQRRKRESIEHLIKEKEKREQKAQARKEQKNLDDFSSQRFIRDKKF, from the coding sequence ATGGCAGAGTTAAGCCAGCTAAAAATGCTGCTGGACTTAGAGCAGCAACGCGAAGATAAAACCGCAAAGGATTTTGCTGAAGTGCAACGACAGGTTCAGGACAATCAAATGCGCCTGGATGGCATGTCAAAATATCGACTCGACTATTTAAATCAGTTGCAGCAACGCGGCCAGGGCGGTATTCAGTCGATGCAGGTCAGTCAATATCATGCCTTTGTTGGCAAGCTGGATGAAGGGGTTGAACAGCTGCATCACGAAGTGGTCAAGTTGCAGCAGGTACTGGCGCAGCGCAAGGAGCGTTGGCTGGCGCAAAGACGTAAGCGAGAGTCAATAGAGCACTTGATTAAAGAGAAAGAAAAGCGAGAGCAAAAAGCTCAGGCGCGTAAAGAGCAAAAGAACTTGGATGACTTCTCCAGTCAACGTTTTATTCGAGACAAAAAGTTCTGA
- the fliI gene encoding flagellar protein export ATPase FliI, which translates to MGASETLIQELRKKRQRIEKPSVAVSGYLTRVVGLMFEAVGCRAPVGSSVAVEAAGGDIEAEVVGFEGNISYLMPTEDALGVVPGARVRPLSRKNQLPLGMELLGRVIDARGEPLDGKGPVFSDGKTYRSKPMNPLNRRQVKQPLDVGVTAINACLTVGQGQRMGLFAGSGVGKSVLLGMMTRGTNADVIVVGLIGERGREVKEFIEEILGEEGLEKAVVIAAPADQSPLIRLRGCETAAQVAEYFRDQGLNVLLLMDSLTRYAMAQREIALAVGEPPATKGYPPSVFAKLPALVERAGNGGDGQGSVTAFYTVLTEGDDLQDPIADSARAILDGHIVLNRELADSGHYPAIDVEASISRVMPQVVSEEHMKQAIQVRQWYSNYRRNRDLISIGAYTRGSDPAIDQAIAMQPKVAQFLQQPMKQVVSYDESLLQLNQLINPNQQQSASG; encoded by the coding sequence ATGGGCGCATCAGAGACACTGATTCAAGAACTTCGAAAAAAGCGTCAACGCATTGAAAAGCCGTCGGTGGCTGTATCGGGCTATTTAACTCGCGTTGTGGGGCTAATGTTTGAAGCTGTTGGTTGCCGTGCGCCTGTGGGCTCCAGCGTTGCGGTGGAAGCCGCCGGTGGCGACATTGAGGCCGAAGTGGTGGGCTTTGAAGGTAACATTAGTTATTTAATGCCCACGGAGGACGCTTTAGGTGTCGTGCCGGGCGCCCGTGTTCGTCCTTTAAGCCGCAAGAATCAACTCCCCTTAGGTATGGAATTACTCGGACGTGTTATTGACGCCCGCGGTGAACCTCTCGATGGCAAAGGCCCTGTTTTTTCTGATGGAAAAACCTACCGCAGCAAACCGATGAACCCGCTCAATCGTCGCCAGGTAAAACAGCCGTTGGACGTGGGTGTGACAGCAATTAATGCGTGCTTAACCGTAGGTCAGGGACAGCGTATGGGGCTATTCGCCGGTAGTGGTGTCGGTAAAAGTGTACTGCTGGGCATGATGACCCGGGGCACGAATGCGGACGTTATTGTCGTAGGACTCATTGGCGAGCGTGGCCGGGAAGTGAAAGAGTTTATTGAAGAAATACTGGGTGAAGAAGGTCTCGAAAAAGCCGTAGTTATTGCCGCACCCGCTGACCAGTCTCCTCTCATTCGTTTGCGTGGTTGTGAAACAGCGGCGCAAGTGGCTGAGTACTTTCGTGATCAAGGCCTGAATGTTTTGTTGTTGATGGACTCACTGACGCGTTACGCCATGGCACAGCGTGAAATTGCGTTGGCAGTTGGCGAACCGCCCGCAACCAAAGGCTATCCGCCTTCCGTATTTGCCAAATTACCCGCACTGGTTGAACGTGCCGGTAATGGTGGCGACGGACAGGGCTCTGTCACCGCGTTCTATACCGTTCTAACCGAAGGCGATGACTTACAGGATCCGATTGCCGATTCGGCACGAGCCATTCTTGACGGGCACATTGTCTTAAACCGTGAGCTGGCCGACTCCGGGCACTACCCCGCCATCGATGTTGAAGCCTCTATTAGCCGTGTCATGCCTCAAGTGGTTTCTGAAGAGCACATGAAGCAAGCCATTCAGGTGCGTCAGTGGTATTCGAATTATCGCCGTAACCGAGATCTTATTTCTATTGGTGCTTATACCCGAGGAAGCGATCCCGCCATTGATCAAGCCATTGCAATGCAGCCCAAAGTGGCGCAGTTTCTACAGCAACCAATGAAACAAGTGGTGAGCTACGATGAGAGCTTGCTTCAGCTGAACCAGTTAATCAATCCAAACCAGCAGCAATCAGCAAGTGGTTAA
- the fliH gene encoding flagellar assembly protein FliH → MSDNRDDNEHFSHWDLPDMTSQELREGTQVNALNKPRRWQYEPPEADDNDEEELQPLTAEQLEEIRQAARDEGYQEGFENGRTDGLKKGYDEGFEAGKEEGIAAGKEEGIAAGNAVIEEQRGKLDTLLQSLSTPNERITEAVQEELIDMVSELTRVICLDAAEHSKDMIVNAVREAVSVLPVTDQRVVIHLNPDDIELIESVYSESELKEKGWLLNKDELLERGGCRVTTESSTIDYSLETRMEDVFSRVKG, encoded by the coding sequence ATGAGCGACAACCGCGACGACAACGAGCACTTCAGTCACTGGGACCTGCCCGATATGACATCGCAGGAATTACGTGAGGGCACCCAGGTCAATGCGCTCAATAAGCCCAGACGCTGGCAGTATGAACCGCCGGAAGCGGATGACAATGACGAAGAAGAATTGCAACCCTTAACCGCTGAACAGCTCGAAGAGATTCGTCAGGCAGCGCGCGATGAGGGGTACCAGGAAGGCTTTGAAAATGGTCGTACCGATGGTCTCAAAAAAGGCTATGACGAAGGGTTTGAAGCAGGCAAAGAAGAAGGTATTGCGGCAGGCAAAGAAGAAGGTATTGCTGCGGGTAATGCCGTGATTGAAGAACAGCGCGGTAAATTGGATACCTTATTGCAGAGTTTATCGACCCCTAATGAACGTATTACTGAAGCGGTTCAGGAAGAGCTGATAGATATGGTCAGCGAGTTAACCCGTGTCATTTGCCTGGATGCAGCCGAACACTCAAAAGACATGATTGTGAACGCAGTGCGCGAAGCGGTATCGGTATTGCCGGTCACCGATCAGCGGGTGGTTATACACTTAAACCCCGATGATATCGAACTGATTGAGTCGGTTTACAGTGAGTCTGAGCTGAAAGAAAAAGGCTGGTTGCTGAACAAAGACGAGTTACTTGAACGCGGTGGTTGTCGTGTGACGACTGAGAGCTCGACCATAGATTACAGTTTAGAGACGCGTATGGAAGATGTTTTCAGCCGCGTTAAGGGGTAA
- the fliG gene encoding flagellar motor switch protein FliG: MPDQDMRTKRGKVEFDVNSLEGVEKAAILLLSLSEEDAAQILKHLEPKQVQKVGMAMASLEDFNQDKVNAVHHLFLEEIQKFTNIGFKSEEFVRKALTSALGEDKAGNLIEQIVMGGGSKGLDSLKWMDSKQVATIIRNEHPQIQTIVLSYLDPEQSAEIMAQFPEKVRLDLMMRIANLEEVQPAALQELNEIMEKQFAGQAGAQAAKMGGLKAAANIMNYLDTNIEGQLMDSIREQDEEMSQNIQDLMFVFENLVDVDDRGIQTLLREVEGETLQKAMKGADEAVQEKIFKNMSKRAGDMLRDDLEAMGPIRISDVEAAQKDILAAARRLADAGEIMLGGGGGEEFL, encoded by the coding sequence ATGCCTGATCAAGATATGAGAACCAAACGCGGCAAGGTTGAGTTCGATGTGAACTCCCTTGAGGGCGTTGAAAAAGCGGCAATATTATTGCTGAGTCTGTCTGAGGAAGACGCGGCACAAATTCTGAAACACCTTGAGCCTAAGCAGGTACAGAAGGTGGGTATGGCCATGGCAAGTCTGGAAGATTTTAACCAGGACAAAGTCAACGCCGTTCACCATTTGTTCCTGGAAGAAATTCAGAAGTTCACTAATATCGGCTTCAAGAGTGAAGAGTTTGTGCGTAAAGCGTTAACGTCAGCGTTGGGTGAAGACAAAGCCGGTAACCTGATTGAACAAATCGTCATGGGCGGTGGTTCGAAAGGTCTGGACTCGCTGAAGTGGATGGACTCAAAACAAGTAGCGACCATTATTCGCAACGAGCACCCACAAATTCAGACCATTGTTCTGTCTTATTTGGACCCGGAGCAGAGTGCCGAGATTATGGCGCAGTTCCCGGAAAAAGTGCGCCTGGACCTAATGATGCGTATCGCCAACTTAGAAGAAGTTCAGCCAGCAGCACTGCAAGAGTTGAACGAGATTATGGAGAAGCAGTTTGCAGGTCAGGCCGGTGCTCAGGCAGCGAAGATGGGCGGCTTGAAAGCAGCGGCGAATATCATGAACTACCTGGATACCAACATCGAAGGTCAGTTGATGGACTCTATCCGCGAGCAGGACGAAGAAATGAGTCAGAACATTCAGGACTTGATGTTTGTGTTCGAGAACCTGGTGGATGTCGACGACCGTGGTATTCAGACCTTGCTGCGCGAAGTCGAAGGCGAGACCTTGCAAAAAGCCATGAAAGGCGCCGACGAGGCGGTTCAGGAGAAGATTTTCAAGAACATGTCAAAACGTGCTGGCGATATGCTGCGTGACGACCTTGAAGCCATGGGACCGATACGTATTAGTGATGTGGAAGCAGCGCAGAAAGACATTCTGGCGGCGGCACGTCGATTAGCTGACGCAGGCGAAATCATGCTTGGCGGTGGCGGCGGTGAAGAATTCTTATAA
- the fliF gene encoding flagellar basal-body MS-ring/collar protein FliF yields MVQDNALPDSPDTGASGEGNEKSGIMDMLGNFDMLRQVIVVLALAICVAIAVFIMLWAQEPTYRPLGKLETEELVSTLDYMDANGIEYKVNGNTISVPEEKYDAIKLELTRAGVNYGNAESDGSEILMSEPGFGVSQRLERERLIHSREVQLARAIEEMKKVSAARVLLAVPKQNVFARREKQPKASVMLNVRGGTALSEEEVASIVDMVASSVTGLSTEQVTVTDQAGRLLNSGSQSALAAKSSREYQIEQKREAEYLEKIDSILIPILGYDNYTAQVDVTMDFTQRESTQRQFNPDMPAIRSEMTVENRSTGSPIGGIPGALTNQPPLESDIPEEAGPGSAGGTVNGSTHREATRNYELDNSITHTRNQTGTIERLSVSVAVNHAQTTGENGEAQQQPRSAEELANIRRLLQGGLGFDINRGDALEVVSVPFAQLPQLGDGETPLWEEPWFWRAFRLVMGALVIMVLILAVVRPMLKKLMNPEAGVEDDAEALFEGDEAMGDETIDLLSSQFDESAVGFGADGSLQLPDLHKDEDLLKAVRALVANEPELSSQVVKAWLNEDA; encoded by the coding sequence ATGGTGCAGGACAATGCACTTCCGGACTCTCCGGATACAGGCGCTTCTGGCGAGGGCAATGAAAAATCCGGCATTATGGATATGCTGGGTAACTTTGACATGCTGCGTCAGGTTATTGTGGTACTGGCTTTGGCTATCTGCGTTGCTATTGCCGTCTTTATTATGTTGTGGGCGCAAGAGCCGACCTACCGTCCTTTGGGTAAGTTAGAAACTGAAGAACTGGTGAGCACGCTCGACTATATGGATGCCAACGGCATTGAGTATAAAGTGAATGGCAACACTATTTCAGTGCCTGAAGAGAAATACGATGCGATTAAACTGGAACTGACGCGTGCCGGGGTTAACTACGGTAACGCTGAGTCTGATGGCTCAGAGATTTTAATGAGCGAGCCGGGCTTTGGTGTCAGTCAGCGCCTGGAAAGAGAACGACTGATTCATTCACGCGAAGTGCAACTGGCACGCGCTATTGAGGAAATGAAAAAGGTGTCGGCAGCGCGTGTGCTTTTGGCCGTACCGAAACAGAATGTGTTTGCCCGTCGTGAAAAGCAGCCCAAGGCATCGGTGATGCTGAACGTTCGGGGCGGTACCGCATTAAGTGAAGAAGAAGTTGCCTCGATTGTCGATATGGTGGCGTCCTCTGTCACTGGGCTAAGTACAGAGCAGGTAACCGTCACAGACCAAGCGGGTCGCCTGTTAAACTCCGGCTCTCAAAGTGCGTTAGCGGCAAAAAGTTCGCGTGAGTATCAAATTGAACAAAAGCGCGAGGCCGAGTATTTAGAAAAAATTGACAGCATTTTGATTCCGATACTGGGTTATGACAATTACACGGCGCAAGTTGATGTCACGATGGACTTCACTCAGCGCGAATCAACTCAGCGTCAATTCAATCCTGATATGCCGGCTATTCGTAGCGAAATGACGGTCGAAAACCGTTCGACGGGTAGCCCGATTGGCGGTATTCCTGGTGCGTTAACGAACCAGCCGCCATTGGAATCTGATATTCCTGAAGAAGCAGGCCCTGGTAGCGCTGGCGGTACGGTTAATGGCAGTACTCATCGCGAGGCCACGCGCAACTATGAATTGGACAACTCGATTACTCACACCAGAAATCAGACTGGCACTATTGAGCGGTTGAGTGTTTCGGTTGCGGTGAATCATGCACAAACTACCGGCGAAAATGGCGAAGCTCAGCAGCAGCCGCGAAGCGCAGAAGAACTCGCCAATATTCGTCGCTTGTTGCAAGGTGGTTTAGGCTTTGACATCAACCGTGGTGACGCACTGGAAGTAGTGTCCGTACCTTTTGCTCAATTGCCGCAACTGGGTGATGGCGAAACGCCGTTGTGGGAAGAACCGTGGTTCTGGCGTGCTTTCCGCTTGGTCATGGGCGCGTTAGTCATCATGGTCTTGATATTAGCGGTCGTTCGTCCGATGCTTAAGAAACTGATGAATCCGGAAGCCGGTGTTGAGGACGATGCAGAAGCGCTATTTGAAGGCGATGAAGCAATGGGCGATGAAACCATTGATCTGTTATCCTCACAGTTTGATGAGAGTGCAGTTGGGTTTGGTGCAGACGGCAGTCTGCAGTTGCCGGACTTGCATAAAGATGAAGACTTGTTGAAAGCGGTTCGTGCGTTAGTTGCTAATGAACCAGAACTGTCTTCGCAAGTTGTCAAAGCATGGTTGAACGAAGATGCCTGA